One region of Paraburkholderia acidiphila genomic DNA includes:
- a CDS encoding mechanosensitive ion channel family protein has translation MFDKALRIEGGPDWHHFNVYTDSTPVAILLIAALLLAILLASAICYYITRSIMLLIVGRLARDPQRKWLRAAESHRVFHRLAPLVPALILYASAPLLSGLTFPPVAALGHPLAVLAACYMVYTLLRAALAFLDSVGERYRHFPSASERPIKSFLQTATIGLYVIALIAGISVLLERSPAYFLTGLSAMTALLIIIFRDSLLGFVASIQLTVYDMVRVGDWIEVPGFVADGTVIDIALNTIKVQNFDNSIVMLPSYVLLTNSVKNWRGMTESGARRVRHAIHFDADTVQFPDEALLVQLRNDPAGLLPRVAPDHAQRRTNLGLYRLYLNAYFRDHPAVRKDMPIVVRQVQSSKPVIALEIFLYVDKTRWEPYENLQSDMLDHAYGLVPQFGLRCWQEQRASPRHL, from the coding sequence ATGTTCGACAAGGCGCTACGTATCGAGGGCGGTCCGGACTGGCATCACTTCAACGTTTATACCGACAGCACGCCCGTGGCGATACTGCTGATCGCAGCCTTGCTGCTCGCGATCCTGCTGGCCAGCGCGATCTGCTACTACATCACGCGCTCGATCATGCTGTTGATCGTTGGCCGCCTCGCGCGCGACCCGCAGCGCAAGTGGCTACGCGCAGCCGAGTCCCACAGAGTATTCCACCGGCTCGCGCCGCTCGTGCCGGCCTTGATCCTCTATGCGTCCGCCCCCTTGCTCTCGGGCCTCACGTTCCCGCCGGTCGCGGCGCTCGGACATCCACTCGCCGTGCTCGCGGCGTGCTACATGGTGTACACGCTGCTGCGCGCTGCGCTCGCGTTCCTCGACAGCGTAGGCGAGCGCTACCGCCATTTCCCGTCCGCAAGTGAGCGCCCGATCAAAAGCTTTTTGCAGACCGCAACGATCGGGCTCTACGTGATCGCGCTAATCGCGGGGATCTCGGTTTTGCTGGAACGCTCTCCGGCCTATTTCCTCACCGGCCTCAGCGCCATGACGGCGCTTCTGATCATCATTTTCCGCGACTCTCTGCTCGGCTTCGTGGCCAGCATCCAACTCACCGTCTACGACATGGTGCGGGTGGGCGACTGGATTGAAGTGCCCGGTTTCGTTGCCGATGGCACCGTGATCGACATTGCGCTGAACACGATCAAAGTCCAGAACTTCGACAATTCGATCGTCATGCTGCCGAGCTACGTGCTGCTCACGAACAGCGTGAAGAACTGGCGCGGGATGACCGAGTCCGGCGCTCGACGCGTCAGGCATGCGATCCATTTCGACGCTGACACAGTCCAATTTCCAGACGAGGCACTCCTCGTCCAGCTGCGCAACGATCCTGCAGGACTACTTCCGCGCGTTGCGCCCGACCACGCGCAGCGCCGCACGAACCTCGGCCTGTACCGCCTCTATCTGAACGCGTACTTTCGCGATCATCCGGCGGTCCGCAAGGACATGCCGATCGTCGTCCGGCAGGTGCAGTCAAGCAAGCCCGTCATCGCGCTCGAAATATTTCTCTATGTCGACAAAACGCGCTGGGAACCGTACGAAAACCTGCAGTCGGACATGCTCGATCATGCCTATGGGCTCGTGCCACAGTTCGGCCTGCGCTGCTGGCAGGAGCAACGCGCATCGCCGCGACACCTGTAA
- a CDS encoding 3-hydroxybutyryl-CoA dehydrogenase, producing the protein MQIETLGIVGAGTMGSGIAQVAALAGLRVIVVDVSDAALDRGLTAVRGSLDRLVAKEKLDAAACDTALARIETSTDYQRLGAAGLIIEAATESLELKLRILKQIEAVARPDAILASNTSSISITTLGAALADPSRLVGMHFFNPVPLMPLVEIIGGLETGSAAAEAVRELTLRLGKSPISVRNSPGFVVNRILVPMINEAFFLLAEGVAPAEDIDTGMRLGANQPIGPLALADLVGLDVVLSVMDVFYKDFGDSKYRACPLIRELVSAGRLGRKTGRGVYSYDQVS; encoded by the coding sequence ATGCAAATCGAAACATTGGGAATCGTCGGCGCCGGGACGATGGGCTCCGGCATCGCACAGGTCGCCGCGCTCGCTGGACTGCGCGTGATCGTGGTCGACGTCAGCGACGCTGCGCTCGACAGAGGCCTCACCGCAGTGAGGGGAAGCCTCGATCGGCTGGTGGCGAAAGAGAAGCTGGACGCGGCGGCATGCGACACCGCGCTCGCGCGCATCGAGACGTCCACGGATTATCAGCGGCTAGGTGCTGCCGGGCTCATTATCGAAGCGGCCACCGAAAGCCTCGAACTGAAGTTGCGCATCTTGAAGCAGATTGAAGCGGTCGCGCGACCCGACGCTATTCTCGCGTCGAATACGTCGTCAATCTCGATCACGACGCTTGGCGCCGCGCTTGCCGACCCTTCGCGCCTGGTCGGCATGCACTTCTTCAATCCGGTGCCGCTGATGCCGCTCGTTGAAATCATCGGGGGTCTCGAAACCGGCAGCGCCGCCGCGGAGGCGGTCCGCGAACTGACATTGCGGCTTGGCAAGTCGCCGATCAGCGTGCGTAATTCGCCGGGCTTCGTGGTCAACCGTATTCTCGTGCCGATGATCAACGAGGCTTTCTTCCTGTTAGCCGAAGGTGTCGCGCCGGCTGAGGATATCGACACCGGCATGCGTCTTGGCGCGAATCAGCCGATTGGCCCGCTGGCGCTGGCCGACCTCGTTGGGCTCGACGTGGTCCTTTCGGTCATGGACGTGTTTTACAAGGACTTTGGCGATTCGAAATACCGCGCGTGTCCGCTGATTCGCGAACTGGTGTCCGCCGGTCGTCTGGGCCGCAAGACTGGGCGCGGTGTTTATAGCTACGACCAGGTGAGCTGA
- the bktB gene encoding beta-ketothiolase BktB, translated as MSREVVVVGGVRTAIGKFGGSLKDVPPTELGAIVVRDLLARSHVEAKDVGHVVFGNVIATEPRDFYLSRVAAIDAGIPESTPAFNVNRLCGSGLQAIVSAAQTILLGDAEVAIGAGAENMSRAPYITTEARFGARMGDARLVDMMLGALNDPFHTVPMGVTAENVAGRYGITRERQDNLALESHRRAARAIAEGRFASQIVPVKRTVKGRESVFDTDEHLRHDATIDDFAKLKPVFAKENGTVTAGNASGINDAAAAVLLMSREAAEARGLAPMAKLVAYAHAGVDPLYMGIGPVPATRLALQRAGLSVADLDVIESNEAFAAQACAVVQELGLDPEKVNPNGSGISLGHPIGATGALIAVKALHELKRIGGRYALVTMCIGGGQGIAAIFENIQ; from the coding sequence ATGAGCAGGGAAGTCGTGGTGGTGGGCGGTGTGCGGACCGCGATCGGCAAATTCGGCGGCAGCCTGAAGGATGTGCCGCCAACCGAACTCGGCGCAATCGTCGTGCGCGATCTGCTCGCACGCAGCCACGTCGAAGCAAAGGACGTGGGCCATGTGGTGTTCGGCAATGTGATCGCCACGGAGCCGCGGGATTTCTACCTGTCTCGCGTCGCCGCGATCGACGCCGGCATTCCTGAATCGACGCCCGCATTCAACGTCAACCGGTTGTGCGGCTCGGGCTTGCAGGCGATCGTGTCCGCCGCGCAAACCATTCTGCTCGGCGATGCGGAGGTCGCGATCGGCGCCGGTGCCGAAAACATGAGCCGCGCGCCGTACATCACGACGGAGGCGCGCTTCGGCGCGCGTATGGGCGACGCGCGCCTCGTCGACATGATGCTGGGCGCGCTCAATGATCCCTTCCACACGGTGCCGATGGGTGTCACTGCAGAAAATGTCGCGGGCCGTTATGGCATTACGCGCGAGCGCCAGGACAACCTCGCGCTCGAGTCGCATCGCCGTGCGGCGCGGGCGATCGCGGAAGGCCGGTTCGCGAGCCAGATCGTGCCGGTCAAGCGCACGGTGAAAGGGCGCGAAAGTGTATTCGACACCGACGAGCACTTGCGCCACGATGCAACGATCGACGACTTCGCAAAACTCAAGCCCGTATTTGCGAAAGAGAACGGTACGGTCACGGCGGGCAACGCTTCCGGCATCAACGACGCCGCCGCCGCGGTCCTGCTCATGTCGCGCGAAGCGGCCGAGGCGCGCGGTCTCGCGCCGATGGCGAAACTCGTGGCCTACGCGCATGCGGGCGTCGATCCGCTCTACATGGGCATCGGCCCGGTGCCGGCTACGCGACTTGCGTTGCAGCGCGCGGGATTGTCCGTTGCGGACCTCGACGTGATCGAGTCGAACGAGGCCTTCGCGGCTCAGGCATGCGCGGTCGTGCAGGAACTGGGCCTCGATCCTGAGAAGGTGAACCCGAATGGGTCGGGTATTTCGCTCGGTCATCCCATTGGTGCGACTGGCGCACTGATTGCCGTGAAGGCGCTGCACGAACTCAAGCGCATTGGGGGCCGATACGCGCTCGTCACGATGTGCATTGGAGGCGGCCAGGGTATCGCCGCCATCTTCGAAAACATTCAGTAA
- a CDS encoding phosphatase PAP2 family protein — MDAVETLNQTLFLVLNAAPATPHWLIVSGTLIADYAILFVPAILVALWLTGADARRALAVRACFVGLLALGVNQLIGLAWYHPRPFVSATGHTFLAHAPDSSFPSDHVTLLSAISFTLLYGGRRGVGLLAVLVDIAVAWARIFVGVHWPFDMIGAAIVAWLAYLVSSPLWRLAGMALTRALIALYRKVLAVPIGLRWLRP; from the coding sequence ATGGATGCAGTCGAAACGTTAAACCAAACCCTCTTTCTCGTACTCAATGCCGCACCCGCTACGCCGCATTGGCTCATTGTTTCGGGCACCCTGATTGCGGACTATGCGATCCTGTTCGTCCCCGCCATACTGGTGGCGCTATGGCTGACAGGCGCAGACGCGCGGCGCGCGCTGGCCGTGCGCGCTTGCTTTGTCGGCTTGCTCGCTCTGGGCGTCAACCAGTTGATCGGTCTGGCGTGGTATCACCCCCGCCCTTTCGTAAGCGCAACGGGCCATACGTTCCTCGCCCATGCGCCAGATTCTTCGTTTCCTAGCGATCATGTGACGCTGCTTTCCGCAATTTCGTTCACGCTCCTGTATGGCGGGAGGCGAGGCGTCGGCTTGCTTGCCGTGCTCGTCGATATCGCCGTTGCGTGGGCTCGCATATTTGTCGGCGTGCACTGGCCTTTCGACATGATTGGCGCGGCGATCGTCGCCTGGCTGGCCTACCTGGTTAGCAGCCCGCTCTGGCGACTCGCGGGCATGGCCCTGACCCGCGCGCTAATCGCGCTCTACCGGAAGGTCCTCGCCGTACCGATTGGCCTGCGGTGGTTACGGCCGTAG
- a CDS encoding carbonic anhydrase family protein: MSANTAIDVPGEPEDGARRRWIKAGISVATLVAGTQFAVDDAQAAALSESQRNALTPDQIIEMMKAGNERFRTGKMKKQDFLAQKRASATGQYPAAIVLSCIDSRAPAEIILDMGIGDTFNARIAGNIANQDILGSMEFACAVAGAKVILVMGHTACGAIKGAIDNVQLGNLTGLLQKIQPAITATQYSGERTSKNDEFVDAVARSNVQAAIAAIRSGSPILSDLENKGNVKMAGSMYDIKNGKLTFL, from the coding sequence ATGTCTGCAAACACGGCGATTGACGTTCCAGGCGAACCGGAGGATGGCGCAAGGCGCAGGTGGATCAAGGCCGGCATTAGCGTGGCTACGCTCGTTGCGGGTACGCAGTTCGCTGTGGACGATGCGCAGGCGGCGGCGCTGTCCGAATCGCAGCGCAACGCGCTGACTCCCGATCAAATCATCGAAATGATGAAGGCCGGTAACGAGCGGTTTCGCACCGGCAAGATGAAAAAGCAGGATTTTCTTGCGCAGAAGCGAGCGAGCGCTACCGGCCAGTATCCTGCAGCCATCGTCCTCAGCTGCATCGACTCGCGCGCGCCAGCCGAGATCATTCTGGATATGGGAATCGGCGACACCTTCAATGCCAGAATCGCGGGAAACATCGCAAACCAGGACATACTCGGGAGTATGGAGTTCGCTTGTGCCGTCGCTGGCGCAAAGGTGATTCTGGTGATGGGGCACACCGCATGCGGGGCGATCAAAGGTGCAATCGACAACGTTCAGCTAGGCAATTTGACGGGTTTGCTCCAGAAGATTCAGCCAGCGATTACGGCAACGCAATATTCTGGAGAGCGAACCAGTAAGAACGACGAATTTGTCGATGCGGTGGCGCGCTCGAATGTTCAGGCCGCAATAGCCGCAATCCGCAGTGGAAGCCCGATACTGTCCGATCTGGAAAACAAGGGGAACGTGAAGATGGCGGGCTCGATGTATGACATCAAGAATGGCAAGCTCACCTTTCTATGA
- a CDS encoding site-specific integrase: MKTHHTPLPAPASSEPPGFPDADELAVLRAWYAGLGVRSAVERYLPSALGEGKSARGVLGRIRRRLIAIARAAHRDDLVALLDHPVEGREDHAKAVAQAIDSLRTARPPEPRIADDIAQWFAPRAVRVLYAHGITTLADLTVRIPRRRQWWKAVPGLGVASARAIEAFFAAWPALTEKARALIVTSQRGDIAPWESLKLPHEVDGSEGAFRAPRATCTLDASNDYEAVQTWLALHESPATQRTYKKEAERLILWAIVERGRALSSLTTEDAIAYRAFLRHPSPRGRWVGPVRARTSPDWRPFNGSLSARSVAHALAILGALFRWLIEQRYVLANPFSGVKVRGANGAQALDTSHAFSEGEWALVRTIADGLEWSYGWSAPAAQRLRFLLDFGYATGLRASELVGATLGHVETDARDDHWLRVTGKGKKLARVALPPLAWDALARYLAERDLPVVSLRWNPATPVIGSLEADSDATISSARLWGVLRRFFALAANAIEADHAPLADKLRRASPHWMRHTHATHALGRGAELTTVRDNLRHASVSTTSIYLHSDEVKRARQIADAFGKPK, from the coding sequence ATGAAAACGCACCACACCCCCTTGCCAGCCCCCGCTTCCAGCGAACCACCCGGATTTCCCGATGCCGACGAGCTTGCCGTGCTGCGCGCGTGGTATGCAGGCCTCGGCGTGCGGTCAGCCGTGGAGCGCTATCTGCCCTCGGCGCTCGGCGAAGGGAAATCGGCGCGCGGCGTGCTCGGGCGCATCCGGCGCAGGCTGATCGCCATCGCGCGCGCCGCGCATCGCGACGACCTGGTGGCGCTGCTCGACCATCCGGTGGAAGGACGGGAGGACCACGCCAAGGCTGTCGCGCAAGCCATCGACAGCTTGCGCACCGCCCGCCCCCCCGAACCCCGCATCGCCGACGACATCGCACAGTGGTTCGCTCCGCGTGCGGTGCGGGTGCTGTACGCGCACGGCATTACCACGCTCGCCGACCTGACCGTGCGCATTCCGCGCCGCCGCCAGTGGTGGAAGGCCGTACCGGGTCTCGGCGTGGCGAGCGCGCGCGCCATCGAAGCGTTCTTCGCGGCGTGGCCCGCACTCACGGAAAAGGCGCGCGCACTGATCGTGACGAGCCAGCGCGGCGACATCGCACCGTGGGAGTCCCTGAAGCTGCCGCACGAAGTCGACGGCTCCGAAGGCGCGTTCCGGGCGCCGCGAGCGACCTGCACGCTGGACGCTTCGAACGACTATGAAGCCGTGCAGACCTGGCTCGCGCTGCATGAATCGCCCGCCACGCAGCGTACGTACAAGAAGGAAGCCGAACGCCTGATCCTCTGGGCGATCGTCGAGCGCGGCCGCGCGCTCTCGTCGCTCACGACCGAAGATGCCATCGCCTACCGCGCGTTCCTGCGTCATCCCTCGCCGCGCGGCCGCTGGGTCGGGCCCGTACGCGCGCGCACCTCGCCGGACTGGCGGCCGTTCAACGGCAGCCTTTCGGCGCGCTCGGTCGCACATGCGCTGGCGATCCTTGGCGCGCTGTTCCGCTGGCTCATCGAGCAGCGCTATGTGCTCGCCAATCCGTTTTCCGGCGTGAAGGTACGCGGCGCAAACGGCGCGCAAGCGCTAGACACCTCGCACGCATTCAGCGAGGGGGAATGGGCGCTTGTGCGCACAATCGCAGACGGCCTGGAGTGGTCATACGGCTGGTCGGCGCCGGCGGCGCAGCGGCTGCGCTTCCTGCTGGATTTCGGTTATGCGACCGGCCTGCGCGCGAGCGAACTGGTGGGCGCCACGCTCGGCCACGTCGAGACGGATGCGCGCGATGATCACTGGCTGCGCGTAACGGGCAAGGGAAAGAAGCTTGCGCGCGTCGCCCTGCCGCCGCTCGCCTGGGACGCGCTTGCGCGCTATCTGGCCGAACGTGACCTGCCAGTCGTGTCGTTGCGCTGGAATCCGGCTACGCCAGTCATCGGCAGTCTCGAGGCCGACAGCGACGCCACGATCAGCAGCGCGCGTTTGTGGGGTGTGCTTCGGCGTTTCTTCGCGCTGGCCGCAAACGCCATCGAGGCCGATCATGCGCCGCTCGCGGACAAACTGCGCCGCGCGAGCCCGCACTGGATGCGCCACACACATGCCACACACGCGCTCGGGCGCGGCGCCGAACTCACCACCGTGCGCGACAACCTGCGGCACGCTTCGGTCTCGACCACCTCGATCTATCTGCACAGCGACGAGGTCAAACGCGCACGGCAAATCGCGGACGCATTTGGCAAGCCGAAGTGA
- the bfr gene encoding bacterioferritin, with amino-acid sequence MQADPKVIEYLNAELKNELTAINQYFLHARLYGHWGLAGLGKHEYDESIEEMKHADKLIERILMLDGLPNLQDLSKLLIGEDVREVLECDLKLERTAQAQCKEAVAYCESVRDFVSREIFVEILDDTEDHIDWLEIQLGLIDKVGLENYQQSAMGSVS; translated from the coding sequence ATGCAAGCAGATCCAAAAGTTATCGAATATCTCAATGCGGAACTCAAGAACGAGCTGACGGCGATTAATCAGTATTTTTTGCATGCGCGGCTTTACGGCCACTGGGGCCTCGCAGGACTCGGCAAACACGAATACGACGAGTCGATCGAGGAGATGAAGCATGCCGACAAACTGATCGAGCGTATTCTCATGCTCGACGGCCTGCCGAATTTGCAGGACCTTAGCAAACTTCTGATTGGCGAGGATGTGCGCGAAGTGCTCGAGTGCGATCTCAAACTCGAACGTACCGCGCAGGCACAGTGCAAGGAAGCCGTCGCGTACTGCGAATCCGTGCGGGATTTCGTGTCGAGGGAGATATTCGTCGAGATCCTCGACGACACGGAGGATCACATCGACTGGCTGGAAATCCAGCTTGGGTTGATCGATAAGGTCGGCCTTGAAAACTATCAGCAGTCGGCGATGGGGTCGGTCAGCTGA
- the chrA gene encoding chromate efflux transporter translates to METWMSTSQLARSGSAFEVLRVFLKLGLTSFGGPIAHIGYFRREFVERRHWLDDETFTDLVGLCQFLPGPASSQTGFSIGLLRAGWLGGLAAWCGFTLPSAALLIAFAIAAPELGGPAGSGLIHGLKLVAVAVVAQAVWDMARRLCPDHRRAGIALIALLLLAVMTTAYAQLIVIVLGAVLGIVLCRSTASGTVPGAREHTQAFRVSRTAGLFALALFCVLLFGLPAHATFDTTHTVRVFDAFYRSGALVFGGGHVVLPLLQRETVATGWVSPGEFLAGYGAAQAVPGPLFTFAAFLGWIMSGPPSHALGAAVALAGIFLPGLLLVLAALPYWLALRAHPAMAAMLTGVNAAVVGLLAMALYSPVWTSAVQTRIDFAIAAIGFLLLTRWKVPPLAVVVFSAAAGVAAMLFR, encoded by the coding sequence ATGGAAACATGGATGTCGACGTCACAGCTGGCCCGTTCGGGTTCCGCGTTTGAAGTCCTGCGAGTTTTTCTGAAACTCGGCCTGACGTCCTTTGGCGGCCCCATCGCCCATATCGGCTACTTCCGTCGCGAGTTCGTCGAGCGGCGTCATTGGCTCGACGACGAAACCTTCACCGATCTGGTCGGCCTCTGCCAATTTCTCCCGGGTCCCGCCAGTAGTCAGACCGGATTCTCAATCGGTCTGCTGCGCGCCGGATGGCTCGGCGGCCTCGCGGCCTGGTGCGGCTTCACGTTGCCATCCGCCGCGCTGCTGATCGCCTTCGCCATCGCCGCGCCCGAACTCGGCGGCCCTGCGGGAAGCGGGCTCATTCATGGACTGAAACTCGTTGCCGTTGCCGTCGTCGCGCAAGCCGTATGGGACATGGCGCGGCGCTTATGCCCCGATCACCGCCGCGCCGGCATCGCACTGATTGCGCTCTTGCTTCTCGCTGTGATGACTACGGCCTACGCGCAGTTGATCGTCATCGTGCTTGGCGCAGTGCTCGGTATCGTGCTCTGCCGGTCCACCGCTTCGGGAACCGTGCCCGGCGCGCGTGAGCATACGCAGGCGTTTCGTGTGTCGCGTACCGCGGGTCTGTTCGCGCTTGCCCTCTTTTGCGTCCTGCTTTTCGGGCTTCCAGCGCACGCCACGTTCGATACGACTCACACCGTCCGCGTATTCGACGCGTTCTACCGCTCGGGCGCCCTCGTCTTCGGCGGCGGCCACGTCGTGCTACCGCTGCTGCAGCGTGAAACGGTTGCGACCGGCTGGGTATCGCCTGGCGAATTTCTTGCTGGCTACGGCGCGGCCCAGGCGGTGCCCGGCCCGCTTTTCACGTTTGCCGCTTTCCTTGGATGGATCATGAGCGGCCCACCCAGCCATGCGCTGGGGGCGGCGGTGGCCCTGGCAGGGATCTTTCTGCCAGGCCTGCTGCTCGTGCTCGCCGCGCTGCCATACTGGCTGGCGCTACGCGCCCATCCGGCGATGGCAGCCATGCTTACGGGCGTGAATGCAGCCGTGGTCGGGCTGCTTGCCATGGCGCTCTATTCACCCGTGTGGACGAGCGCCGTCCAGACGCGCATCGACTTTGCGATCGCCGCCATCGGCTTCCTGTTGCTCACACGCTGGAAAGTGCCGCCACTCGCTGTCGTGGTGTTTTCAGCGGCGGCTGGCGTCGCTGCAATGCTCTTTCGCTGA
- a CDS encoding DAK2 domain-containing protein: MSIPVSEIRVRLIGALNAMPASAEELRELDAALGDGDLGVTVKAGSLAAADAIAKLPPDAALGDVLIAAGKAFSTANPSTFGALVGGGLLAAAKTVAGRQEAGREEALAMGRAVATRIAERGKAQLGDKTLLDALVPSLDTLEACEPGSGDERALLDAMIDTADRQVRATAALQSKKGRAAWVQERSIGHADPGATAWLRFLQAWRG; encoded by the coding sequence ATGAGTATTCCGGTCAGCGAAATCAGGGTGCGGCTCATTGGGGCATTGAACGCCATGCCTGCCAGCGCGGAGGAATTGCGCGAACTCGACGCTGCGCTCGGTGACGGCGACCTGGGCGTGACCGTGAAGGCGGGTTCGCTCGCGGCGGCCGATGCCATCGCGAAGCTGCCGCCCGACGCGGCGCTGGGCGACGTGCTGATCGCCGCGGGCAAGGCGTTCTCTACGGCGAATCCTTCGACGTTCGGCGCGCTCGTGGGCGGCGGCCTGCTCGCGGCTGCGAAGACTGTGGCGGGCCGGCAGGAGGCGGGCAGGGAGGAAGCGCTCGCCATGGGCCGCGCGGTGGCCACGCGCATTGCCGAGCGCGGCAAAGCGCAGCTTGGCGACAAGACGCTGCTCGATGCGCTCGTGCCGAGCCTCGACACCCTCGAAGCATGCGAACCAGGCAGTGGCGACGAGCGCGCGCTGCTCGACGCGATGATCGACACGGCGGATCGGCAGGTTCGCGCCACGGCCGCGTTACAGTCGAAGAAGGGGCGCGCCGCGTGGGTGCAGGAACGCAGTATCGGTCACGCCGATCCAGGCGCCACCGCGTGGCTCAGGTTTCTTCAAGCCTGGCGAGGCTGA
- a CDS encoding dihydroxyacetone kinase subunit DhaK — MKKIINHPDHFVDEMIDALLLAHPGWLKPVTADRRALVRADAPNAGKVGIVTGGGSGHLPAFLGYVGKGLASGVAVGNVFSSPSSEQIYEATKAVHGGAGVLYLYGNYGGDVFNFDLAADLADADGIETRTVHVADDMASAPPERASDRRGVAGMVFGFKCAGAAAERGDTLDEVARIAAKANGATRTMGVGLSPTILPAARKPTFTLPDGEMEIGIGIHGEPGTHRGKLESADAIAERLAGAILGDLRAEAGSSVALLVNGLGATPLEELYLLYRRAEQAVAAAGLRVARAYVGEYVTSLEMAGASISVMQLDEELDTLLDAPVRSPFWREGWRVDEGGAR; from the coding sequence GTGAAAAAAATCATTAATCATCCTGATCATTTTGTCGACGAGATGATCGACGCGTTGCTGCTCGCCCATCCGGGCTGGCTCAAGCCCGTCACCGCCGACCGCCGCGCGCTCGTGCGCGCCGACGCGCCGAACGCGGGCAAGGTCGGGATCGTGACGGGCGGTGGGTCCGGGCACCTGCCGGCCTTTCTCGGCTACGTAGGCAAGGGACTCGCAAGCGGTGTAGCCGTGGGCAACGTATTTTCCTCGCCATCGTCGGAGCAGATCTACGAGGCCACCAAGGCGGTGCACGGCGGCGCGGGCGTGCTCTACCTGTATGGCAACTACGGTGGCGACGTGTTCAACTTCGATCTCGCCGCAGATCTTGCGGACGCAGACGGCATCGAGACTCGCACGGTGCATGTCGCCGACGACATGGCTTCCGCGCCGCCCGAACGCGCCTCGGACCGCCGCGGCGTGGCGGGCATGGTGTTCGGCTTCAAGTGCGCGGGCGCGGCGGCCGAACGCGGCGACACGCTCGACGAAGTCGCACGCATCGCCGCGAAGGCGAATGGCGCGACCCGCACCATGGGCGTGGGCCTCTCGCCCACGATCCTGCCGGCAGCACGCAAGCCCACCTTCACGCTGCCCGATGGCGAGATGGAGATCGGCATCGGCATTCATGGTGAGCCGGGCACGCATCGCGGTAAGCTTGAGAGCGCGGATGCGATAGCCGAGCGGCTTGCGGGTGCGATCCTGGGCGACCTGCGTGCCGAGGCGGGGTCGAGCGTGGCGCTGCTCGTCAACGGACTCGGCGCGACGCCGCTCGAAGAACTGTATCTGCTGTATCGCCGCGCCGAACAGGCGGTTGCCGCAGCAGGGCTGCGCGTGGCGCGCGCTTACGTGGGCGAGTACGTGACGAGCCTGGAAATGGCGGGCGCCTCGATCTCCGTGATGCAGCTTGACGAAGAACTCGACACGCTGCTCGACGCCCCGGTGCGTTCGCCGTTCTGGCGCGAAGGATGGCGCGTTGACGAGGGAGGTGCGCGATGA
- a CDS encoding ABC transporter permease, which produces MTSTTVRPREETPTLQQRVLRQMRSGLGPLIAALVLICVALSLASPEFLTTSTLTNIMVQVSVVGIAAVGGTFVIITSGIDLSVGSLVALSGMVAATVMAGASPDAVGLGVAGLVIALVTGAAVGALNGFGIAWLRLVPFIVTLAMMAMGRGLTLAISDGRTKFDFPNVFTAFGAKTFAGLPAPMLVMLAVFVIGHVLLRKTEFGHQVFAVGGNKEAARLAGIPVSRVIFLTYMFAGVTAAIAGIVLAGRLNSALPSAANGLELQVIAGVVIGGTSLAGGRGSIVGTFIGVVLIGVINVGLSLLGVNPFWTQFIQGGVILAAVLLDALSQRRKL; this is translated from the coding sequence ATGACGTCCACCACGGTTCGACCGCGTGAAGAAACACCCACCCTGCAACAGCGCGTGCTGCGCCAGATGCGCAGCGGCCTCGGGCCACTCATTGCGGCGCTCGTGCTGATCTGCGTCGCACTCTCGCTGGCCTCGCCCGAATTTCTCACCACGAGCACCCTGACCAACATCATGGTGCAGGTGTCCGTGGTCGGTATCGCCGCAGTGGGCGGCACGTTCGTGATCATCACATCGGGTATCGACCTTTCCGTGGGCTCGCTCGTTGCGTTGAGCGGCATGGTGGCGGCGACCGTCATGGCCGGTGCGAGCCCGGACGCGGTTGGGCTCGGCGTAGCGGGCCTCGTCATTGCGCTCGTCACCGGTGCGGCCGTGGGCGCACTCAACGGCTTCGGCATTGCGTGGCTGCGGCTCGTCCCGTTCATCGTCACGCTCGCGATGATGGCGATGGGGCGCGGCCTGACGCTCGCCATTTCGGACGGGCGCACGAAATTCGACTTCCCCAACGTGTTTACCGCATTCGGCGCGAAGACGTTTGCAGGCCTGCCCGCGCCGATGCTCGTGATGCTGGCCGTATTCGTCATTGGCCACGTACTCCTGCGCAAGACCGAATTCGGTCACCAGGTGTTCGCTGTGGGCGGCAACAAGGAAGCGGCGAGGCTCGCGGGCATTCCGGTGAGCCGCGTGATCTTTCTGACCTACATGTTCGCGGGCGTGACCGCCGCGATTGCGGGCATCGTCCTCGCGGGGCGGCTCAATTCGGCGCTGCCTTCGGCGGCCAACGGGCTGGAGCTGCAGGTGATTGCAGGCGTGGTGATCGGCGGCACGTCGCTCGCGGGCGGCCGCGGCTCGATTGTCGGCACATTCATCGGCGTCGTGCTGATCGGCGTGATCAACGTCGGGCTCTCGCTGCTTGGCGTCAATCCGTTCTGGACGCAGTTCATCCAGGGCGGCGTGATTCTCGCAGCCGTTTTGCTGGACGCGCTGAGCCAACGGCGCAAGCTTTGA